In Lolium rigidum isolate FL_2022 chromosome 3, APGP_CSIRO_Lrig_0.1, whole genome shotgun sequence, the genomic window TATTGAAGACGAAGGAGCAAGCTGCCCAACCCCACCCAGCCCTCCTCCGGTGCCTGCTCCGGCCATCCAGCTAAGCAGTACAGTAGTCCTCCCCGATGCGCTGCATTGTCGCCGTCACGCTCGAAAGACATTGCTCCCGATCCAGATCACGCGCGCCATGACTCTGTAGTTCCAAAGGCAGCTACGTACCACCAGCTAGCCCCGTATGATTAGGTCCAGTGCCTACTCTCCATGTATGCGCTGCAAGTATCGGCGCACTGCATTCAGGTTCAGTGGATCGATCGATGGTGAACATCAGGATATATAATTCAGACACCAGCACATGTGAGTTTTCTTTTGGCCTCAAGCCCACCACCAATCGCACAAAATCCAAATTTGTAATCCATGTGCTAGTAGTCcatacaaaaaaaaaggaaaatgcttTAAAACCATCGGAGGATACAACGCTAGCAACCTCCGACTCCAGAGCTCGCCACGCGTCCCTCCGCGTGGTCGACAGGAAACGGGTGAGCCCCACCACGTTGAGCcttctcctttcttctccacaactTTTTCCCTTTCTATCTTCACCAgcgccctctctctcctccgTCAAGCGCCCTCTCTCCTCCGGCCAGAGCTGTACTGGCACACCGCCCCTCCACCATGCCAACCTCCGCATCCCCCTCGCCGGTCCGCCGTGGAGCAGCTCTCACCCTCTCTCGTCGCTCCAAGCCGAAGGCCGCCTTGATGCGAGGACGGCAACTCCTCGCAGCAAGAGGGAGCCAGCGCCGCGAGGGTCGTCGACGTTtctgggagcggcggcggtgctACAGCCCATCAGCGGCGGCGCTACGAGCGGTGCCAGGGATGCTTCGAGCGGCGCCAGGGGTGCTGCGAGCGGTAATGGCGGAGCTACCAAGGGAGGGCGAGGGTGCTTCCTGCGCTTAGGAGAAGTGCTTCCAGGGGAAGGTGGTGGTGCTACCGGCCGTCACCGGCGGTGCGCCGCTAGAGCTGCAAAGGCGCGACGCGGGAGCTGCAGTAGTCCGACGCCAGAGCTGCAATGGTGTGCCACCGGAGCTGCAAACGTTTGCCGTCAGAGCTGCGTTGGTGCGCCGCCGGAGCTACAATGGGTGGCCAGCGGAGCTACAAATGGTGGCCGCCGGAGCTGCAATGGGTGGCCAGCGGAGCTGCAAATGGTGGCCGCCAAAGCTGCAATGGGTGGCCAGCGGAGCTGCAAATGGTGGCCGCCGGAGCAGCAATGGCTGGCCAGCGGAGCTGCAAACGGCGGTCGCCGGAGCTCCAATGGCTGGCCAGCGGAGCTGCAATCTAGGTGCTGCCGACGCCGCTGACCGACGATGCTACAGGTCGTCGGAGTTTTGAGCGACACGCCGCCGGCCGACGATGCTACAGGGCGCTGGAGTTTTTGAGCGGCAGGGGTGGCCTGGACGGGACCGGTTCTGGGTTGCAGTTCCATGGCGTCTTCTACCCTCTGCGTGGGTGGTTGCCTGGTTGGAGGTGCAAATAAATCAGGGGGAGGAGAGACAACCGAGAGAGAGAAGAGGCACGGGTGTAAAAGTCCACCCACGTGGAAATGGGTGGGTGGAAAGCGACGTGTGGTTCGGTTAGATCCAACGGTTTAATCCGACGGTCCCCCACCCGGAGGATCGGTGCGCAGGATCCTCCGGAGGATTCTCAGCACGGTCCCAAAAAAAAAGCCATATTTTATCCACGCATGATTTTGTTTCATCTGCTCGTGGATTCTCGGTCTTTGACAGTCTCGCAACGTCAAACACTTCGGGCTTttggctcaaaaaaaaaaacacttcggGCTTTCTGTCCAGCACACTAGAATAAGGGCACACACGACATGGCtgcctttagagcatctctagtcaatCCCCTAAAAACtcttttgattcataggatttgcatAAAAATTATGTAAGATTTAGATTTTATGAAAAAAAGTTCTACATAGGTTGCAACGTCCAACATTTGCAGGCTTTCTATCCAGCAAACTAGAATAAGGGCATATGTCGACATGcctgcccttagagcatctctaatcaATTCCCTAAATGATTTTAGATGAGTAATTTTTTATTTTAAGAGGCTAAATTAGACCTAACCGTTTCTAAAAGGATCTACACGAGTAAAAAAGTTCACTCATCATGTTCTTCGACTCTCAAATATACTCGGCCACCGCTCGTCCAGAAAAAACCATGTCCTCCACCCGGCCCTAACAAGCACCTCCCCAGGCACCGCAACGTCGTCGGCGTTGCCTTCAACAACCACCATTAGGCTCTGCCAAGACCCCGCAGCCTCCTTCGCCCTCTTGCCTCACTCCGACTCGCTCACCGGTTGCCGCCGTCGTTGGAATCAAGCTACAAGCTCTACAACTGTCATGCCGATTCTAACGCACATAACCCCAACCGGTGATCGTCAAGCTTCCTTCTCCGAGCACCTTCGTCATTTTTCTATAGTCTCAAAGCCCTGGCGCCACACGCTCGTTGATGCAGTCGGTGAAATCGGGCCATAGCTCTACTGCTGCCACGTCGATTTGGTCGGCGAAATATTCAACCTGTGACCAGCAAGATTCGTCCTCTAAGTCCCTCCGTCAACTTATGACCGTCTCGCAACCCCTGCTAGCCTTCTCACATCTTCAACATCGTCTCAACACCGACGGGCGACCTTCTCATTCCTCGAAGTGTTCGACGAATTGGCTAGGTGGGTTTCTTTtgccttttttattttgttttcctttttggcAATCGAATTCAACCTAGTCAGTTCTATATTGTAGATGAAGAGGTTGAGGGAGAGAATCTTTGGTGACTCTTCATCGTCGTTGGAGGAAAAAGATGATGATTTCATCtttgggatggtcgccgacgtgggggtccgacctgaataaaggcggtggtcctagggtctctcttgcgcgaagaggaagacctaccggaggcctggactcgtgatctagccggagtgttgagtttcggaaggctctgtcggcgaatgtaacagtgttttttgcctggagtttgctggatcagtggtattcggtcgtgcgcacccatgcttttatttcgaccgattggttctggagggagcggcgcgaagctctttttctgtgttgacgtcaagtgactatggatccatgatgaaagtcggaagaagagaagttcatgaaggccggagggaggactagctaagggaggttcaagtctccgcgctgttgagggacttgcttggtgttccgagcTTCACAGCAGCCGGTATGAAAGCGGGGGCGACAACACAAGTGAAGTTCGGAGTCCTACCTTTcgtggtgaaaacccaaggtccggccttaatcggttgtgcccggcaatgaccttgttggaggcattgttttgagagcggggactatcttcagggtgaaaacctaagatcgttgatcgggcgacgatggtgttcgcgcactattcccttcttggaggcgtcgtttttggagattctCGTATTTcgtgtgttgtcttggcggtggatgtattgctgttgttaggcccgagatactgtagcgggacttttgtttcttagttttctttttctttctttggttGTGTgtgtccgtagtgccattagggtggtgcgttgttgcagaggctggatataattatatcgttttgatattaatatattcactttatcgaaaaaatggagAGCCGCTGTTAGGAAGTTATgttggggggtgggggggggggtggggggtggATCCCTTTCTTATCTTTCATACTGTGTCAAATCTAAGAAAAAGGTTGACGCCACCACAGTATAGAAGAAAGGGTATTAAACTTCAGATTCCAGAGACGAACCTGAAGAAAGAGAGCAGCTCAAAATGGCAGGGCAGCTGCTCACGAGGCTAACCGATCGACCCAACCAACAAACCATGATTGACATGGACCCGGCCGTGTGCCCCTGTAGGCACGTACTAGTACACTTGCCAGAAGCACACAACTCGTCCACCTGCGGTCCTTCCGATCGACATTAAAATGATCCTGACAGCGAGGGAGATGATCCACGCCATGTTCTCGGCGAGCCGCTTCACGTGGCCTCTCGCGCTCACCTCGCCGCGGTTGACCGCTACCTTGGATTAGCTAGGCGGTGGTTGCCGCCGCTGCGTCCCCGGAATCTGTTAGGTGCTAACCTTGGATTACGCTTTGAAAATTGCATACTTTATGCTGTACTCGTGCTACAATGTGGCATGCAGGTATGTGATCTCAATGTACGCTGCATTTCGTTTTTCAGAGTAGGAGGTCGATCGGGTAGCGATCGGCGGCAATGGGGAAGGCGGGGAGGTGGCTGAGGAGCTTCTTGGCCGGCGGCAGGGCAAAGGATGGGAAGAGGGACAGGCCGCACGCCGACACGATGCCGGTCACGGCGCTGTCGGGAGCGACACCGAAGGAGAAGCGGTGGAGCTTCAGGCGGCCGGTGGTGCTGGCGCCCGAGCAGCGCGAAGCCGCCGACAGCGTTGGCGCGTCTCGGTCGTCAGCGGCGTCGGAAGCGGGCTTCGATCAGAAGACGCGCGCAGTGGCTGTCGCGGTGGCCACCGCGGCCACGGCAGACGTGGCGGTGGCCGCAGCGCAGGCGGCGGCCACGGTGGTACGTCTGTCCTCTCGCAAGGCGGCGCCGAACCTGTCGCCACCACCGGCGGGCTTCCccgtcgaggcggcggcggctgtcaGGATTCAGGCGGCATACAGAGGCTATCTGGTATTCTGGCACCACAATCATGGCGGAAACACTTGACTATATTTTCAGAGTTCAGAGCATCTGATTCACTGATATGCGTCCGTGCAGGCAAGGACGGCGCTGTGCGCGCTGAGGGGCATAGTGAAGCTGCAGGCGCTGGTGCGAGGGCAGCTGGTGAGGAAGCAGGCCAAGGCCACGCTCCGGTGCATGCAGGCTCTGCTGGCGGCGCAGTCCCAGCTGCGCGCGCAGCGCATGCGCTTCCTCCAGGAACACCAACCCCACCAGACACCGCCGCCAAGGCCACGGCCGTCACCGAGCCACCCGAAGCACCGCAGATCGTCCTACGTAAGTTCACCTCCACTTGCAGCCTTGCAGCAGTCAGCGGTAGCTCACAGAGACATGAAGAACAATGGTTGCATTTTTTGGTTTGGATTGCAGGAGATGGACAGGTCGAGCGACGATAGCGCCAAGATCGTCGAGATGGACAATGGCGAGAAGCCAGCAGCGCGGCGCGGCAGGGTGAAGAGCGGCGACAGGCACTGCTCCACCGTCGAGTACCACCACCAGCACGGCGGCCGGTGCTCGCCGGCGCCGTCGGCCATGACCGAGATGAGCCCGAGGGCGAGCAGCTGGCACGTGGAGGACCACCTCTCCTTGGGGAGCAGCCCGCACTCCCAGACCCAGAACGCGTCGGAGCTGCCGTTCCCGAGCTACATGGGCAACACCGAGTCGTCGAGGGCCAAGGCACGGTCGCAGAGCGCGCCGAGGCAGCGCGCCGCCGCGGACGCGCTGGAGCGGCAGCCGAGCAGGAGGAAGGGCGCGGAGCACCGGAGCGTGCCGAGGGGCGCCAGGATGCAGCGCTCGTCGTCGCAGCAGCAGGCCGGCTCCGCGCCGCGGCCGTCCTTCTTCAGGCCGTGGTCGACGTCAGTCAAGCTGGACTCGTCGACCGCGTCGCTCATGGACAGCGAGTGCGGCTCCACCAGCTCCGTCCTCACCGCGGCGACCACCGTGTCCACCGTGTACAGCCGGACCCGCTCGCTCGTCGGATTCGAGGTGAGAAATTTATACCCCAACTACTGACAGAACAACTGCATACGTACTGTGGTACTTGTACCAATTCTTTTCCATCGTCGTGACAAATATCGCTTTTTTTCCTTCAGGTGCGCAGGGGACTGTACTGATTATGCCCACAGTTCCAATTACTCCCGTCATGCAGTGCgaaaagcaagaaaaaaaaaccCTGATAAAATTATCAGTTTGAAAGTTTCGTAGTAATGTGTGTTGAGAAAGAACAGCCCCCTAGTTGAGACTTGAGAgttgtattttgtatatatacgAGCGAGTCAAGTGTACATTTTATAGTGGAGGGTGTGTGATGACAGTTGCAAGGTGTTAATTTATAATTGTATGTTAGGAATGatctataagtttgtgaagtgtaTAAAGCTCTTATTTTTGTAAAGGAGCCACTCATTCTTAATCGACTCAAAATTAATTTAATTGTCAGTTTGGTGACGTTATGTAATGTCAGATCTAACTCATGCTACGAGAAGGATTTGTAACAATTAATGAAACAGGCCCCCGCATCGCCTCCCGCTTGGTGGACTCGGGTGGAAACCCTAATCGCCGGTGCCCcttccctcctcctccggcctctgctccccctgccgccgccggcacGCACGTGCGGGCAAATGCCTCTGATGCTCTGGACGGCGGCATGCAACCCTCTTACGTCGCACGTTCGGGCAAatgccttgatctgcttgttaGATGATTGTATTGAGCTACCTCAAAGCAAAACCCTTCTAGGGGTAAAACCAACTAACAATCACCAACTAAATCCTTTTTAGTTAATAGGCGTTATGTTAAGGCCTTTTCTAGTAACGATAAGACTAGTCCTTTTATAAATAAAATGACCACCTTGCCCTAGGTGCTATTTATTTGATGTGTTAGTGTCTCTGATTGAGTGGTTTGCTACTGGTCTTGTGTGTGTGGTTGATGCTATGACCTTGTATTGATTGTTCGTTTTTTATTATGCTACGTTAGAATGCGAACACTAtcggagaaggagaggatcttggtgaggatttcgaagaggaagcAAGAGCAGATGGTTCATGTAGataaagtccagggacaaatagccaaccaaggcaagccacctcttgatgcataccttACCCATAttgtcttactcttgcattactaCAAGTTTAATAAATTGCATGTCTTGTTATTTGTTTATGTGAGTGGTCATGCCACTCGGAGTTTTACTATTCCACCCTGACGGGTGCTGCcctagttgatacctactgaacaAATCCATGTTAGGgatatggtgcttaacaccttatcCTCTCTTATCGTCGCTTTTCAAGAAAAGCTGGACTATAGGTTAGGAGCCCTTGAAAAAGatgtttttggaaaaaaaaatcgagaaatgaagtttttcgaaaactttgAAATGGGGCAACCTGCCCAAGTGGGAATTTTTAGAAAGGAAAATTTTGGAAAAAGTGGATGTTGAAGGCAAGTGGaggaaagaaaatgttttcgaaaactttagtgcctaagtactcacccggactAAAAGATAGTACAACCACACtaccccaacatgggcacggggtgtagcgtagtagtttgtctcgccttagtttgggtcctgcaagtgtagtggcagtctgACC contains:
- the LOC124698201 gene encoding protein IQ-DOMAIN 19-like translates to MGKAGRWLRSFLAGGRAKDGKRDRPHADTMPVTALSGATPKEKRWSFRRPVVLAPEQREAADSVGASRSSAASEAGFDQKTRAVAVAVATAATADVAVAAAQAAATVVRLSSRKAAPNLSPPPAGFPVEAAAAVRIQAAYRGYLARTALCALRGIVKLQALVRGQLVRKQAKATLRCMQALLAAQSQLRAQRMRFLQEHQPHQTPPPRPRPSPSHPKHRRSSYEMDRSSDDSAKIVEMDNGEKPAARRGRVKSGDRHCSTVEYHHQHGGRCSPAPSAMTEMSPRASSWHVEDHLSLGSSPHSQTQNASELPFPSYMGNTESSRAKARSQSAPRQRAAADALERQPSRRKGAEHRSVPRGARMQRSSSQQQAGSAPRPSFFRPWSTSVKLDSSTASLMDSECGSTSSVLTAATTVSTVYSRTRSLVGFEVRRGLY